The genomic window TCCACTGCAGGAGGCTCTTAGAATAGCCAGTGAAAAGGGTCTTGACTTAGTAGAAGTAGCACCTCAGGCAAACCCTCCCGTTTGCAAGATACTGGATTATGGTAAGTTTCTCTATGAGCTAAAAAAGAAGGAAAAGGAGGCAAAGAAAAAACAAAGAGAGCATGCTATTGAAGTAAAGGATATGATGCTTTCGGTAAGAATTGACGAGCACGACCTTAAGGTAAAGCTAAAGCACATGAGAGAGTTTCTCATGGATGGAGACAAGGTAAGGGTAAGGATTCGCTTTAGAGGAAGAGAACATCTCCACCCAGAGCTTGGTGATAAGTTAGCAAACAGGATAGTGGAAGAGTTATCCGATGTGGGACAACTTGAATCTCCAATAAAGAAAGAAGGAAACTTTTTGATCTTTGCCCTAC from Hydrogenobacter sp. T-8 includes these protein-coding regions:
- the infC gene encoding translation initiation factor IF-3, with the protein product MQEYRVNRQIKAKEVRLIDENGKQVGIVPLQEALRIASEKGLDLVEVAPQANPPVCKILDYGKFLYELKKKEKEAKKKQREHAIEVKDMMLSVRIDEHDLKVKLKHMREFLMDGDKVRVRIRFRGREHLHPELGDKLANRIVEELSDVGQLESPIKKEGNFLIFALLPKKK